From Cytobacillus sp. IB215665, the proteins below share one genomic window:
- a CDS encoding O-antigen ligase family protein has protein sequence MEMNFKSYRFLLLGFLILTLSLTLTPKLALIAITLIFAVYTIVNPKNALFLLLLYVPIRPLYAEANSGLKYIGDIITILLFLITIYQLRHDLRSIFRFKLFEWAFFLFCLVGAVSAYMTGVSLVAIVFQLRTFLIMYLLYYIVSRMKLDKQDFTKFAWVTVFVAMLISVHGIIEKLSLRTWLLPQAWVERIISETNFARIYGMPGNPNTLGMYLGIAIVLSLYLLHQAEGNAKRFLYVALTLFNGTLLLTLSRGTLISVFVGWVVFLALTRYWKSVKPFLITMLLSIVLVYLPTNGGVALVQYLNDQNYGAGGFLNRFEHTFNEETQKLTAETGRIYFVEKGFEVFKDYPILGSGFATFGDSATLSYSSPIYEKYNIYSDGYGEGSENKYYFQNFYTDNQYIQVIAETGVAGVILFAVFLLGMLALFWKRRKEDMFSNVMIALWWATCASGLLYNIWETKIYTFYFFMILGAYASKHKFVLKD, from the coding sequence ATGGAGATGAATTTTAAATCGTATCGATTTTTATTGCTAGGTTTTTTAATATTGACGCTATCATTAACGTTAACACCAAAGCTAGCTCTTATTGCAATTACGCTTATTTTTGCGGTATATACAATTGTTAATCCGAAAAATGCGCTCTTTTTATTGTTGCTATACGTGCCTATAAGGCCACTGTATGCTGAAGCAAATTCAGGGCTGAAGTATATAGGTGACATTATCACCATTTTACTTTTCTTAATAACTATATATCAATTACGACATGATCTACGGTCTATCTTTCGCTTTAAACTGTTTGAATGGGCATTCTTTTTATTTTGTCTAGTAGGGGCAGTTTCAGCTTATATGACAGGTGTATCTCTTGTAGCGATCGTATTTCAGCTTCGTACTTTTTTAATTATGTACCTACTTTATTACATCGTATCTAGAATGAAGCTTGATAAGCAAGACTTCACGAAGTTTGCTTGGGTGACTGTTTTTGTCGCGATGCTTATTAGTGTTCATGGGATTATTGAGAAGCTATCATTGCGTACATGGTTATTGCCTCAGGCTTGGGTTGAAAGAATTATTTCAGAAACGAACTTTGCACGTATTTACGGAATGCCAGGAAATCCAAATACACTCGGTATGTATCTCGGCATTGCGATCGTTTTAAGCTTGTACCTCTTGCATCAGGCGGAGGGGAATGCGAAAAGGTTCCTATACGTTGCATTAACATTGTTTAATGGAACATTACTGTTAACATTATCTAGAGGAACGTTGATTTCAGTGTTTGTTGGCTGGGTTGTATTTTTAGCGTTAACAAGATATTGGAAGTCAGTGAAGCCATTCCTTATCACAATGCTACTCAGTATCGTACTTGTCTACCTTCCAACAAACGGGGGTGTTGCGCTAGTCCAGTATTTAAATGATCAGAATTATGGTGCAGGCGGCTTCCTTAATCGCTTTGAGCACACCTTCAATGAAGAGACACAAAAACTAACAGCTGAAACAGGGCGTATATATTTTGTCGAAAAAGGCTTTGAAGTGTTTAAAGATTATCCTATTTTAGGTTCTGGTTTTGCGACATTTGGTGATTCGGCAACCTTATCTTATTCATCGCCTATTTATGAAAAGTATAATATTTATTCCGATGGTTATGGTGAGGGTAGTGAAAATAAATATTATTTCCAAAACTTTTATACCGATAATCAATATATTCAGGTCATAGCTGAAACAGGCGTTGCTGGTGTAATTCTATTTGCTGTTTTCCTCTTAGGGATGCTAGCACTCTTCTGGAAGCGACGAAAAGAAGATATGTTTTCAAATGTAATGATTGCACTATGGTGGGCGACATGTGCTAGTGGGCTCTTGTATAATATATGGGAAACGAAGATTTATACTTTCTACTTCTTTATGATATTAGGGGCATATGCATCAAAGCATAAATTTGTGTTAAAGGATTAA